In Ictidomys tridecemlineatus isolate mIctTri1 chromosome 16, mIctTri1.hap1, whole genome shotgun sequence, a single genomic region encodes these proteins:
- the LOC144371509 gene encoding LOW QUALITY PROTEIN: uncharacterized protein LOC144371509 (The sequence of the model RefSeq protein was modified relative to this genomic sequence to represent the inferred CDS: deleted 2 bases in 2 codons; substituted 1 base at 1 genomic stop codon): protein MWFLCYTGAEKNIYMGNTKHLESQEMEPLTLSDVVIEFSEEEWKFLDSSQQTLYGDVMLEIYKNLLFIGMSSNQNQEFSGEQEIQYFLQNLKKQRNHPYHGLKELYNEKSVNFFNPYPKFIYSSFYNQETNYRYKVCESIFNKTRRIPELQKINIGGKLYKLKKYVKSFKNSSILYQSSDKSSISKECKKYFNQILFVTKNNRFYKGDKPYKLKKCENVFKCWSNLFKHYSNHTGEKIWKCKKSVNAFNQKSHLTEHQKLHTGEKLYKCEECGKAFYQSSHLTRHQRLHTGEKPNKYKECGRAFNRKSHLTEHQRLHIGKKPDRCKECGKAFNQKYCLTQHQKIHTGEKPYKCKECSNTFNKKSKLTQHQRLHTGEMPYKCKECGKAFNKKSHLTGHQKIHTGEKPYKCKECGKSFNTKSNLIRHQKIHTGEKPYKCKSCEKAFNRKSHLTEHQRLHTGEKPYKCEECGKAFNQKSQLTRHQKIHPGEKPYKCKACGKAFNQKSQLTRHQKIHPEEKPYKCKACEKAFNRKSHLTEHQRLHTGEKPYKCKSCGKAFNKKSHLTEHQRLHTGEKPYKCKECGNTFNQKSKLTQHQRLHTGEMPYKCEECGKAFNQKLQLTRHQKIHTGEKPYKCKACEKAFNRKSHLTEHQRLHTGEKPYKCKECGKAFKKKSHLTEHQRLHTGEKPYKCKECGNTFNQKSKLTQHQRLHTGEMPYKCEECGKAFNQKSQLTRHQKNHPGEKPYKCKACKKAFNRKSHLTEHQRLHTGEKPYKCKECGKAFKKKSHLIEHQRLHTGEKPYKCKECGNTFNQKSKLTQHQSLHTGEMPYKCNECGKAFNTKSSLTQHQRLHTGEKPXKCKECGNTFNQISKLTQHQRLHTGEMPYKCEECGKAFNQKSQLTRHQKIHTGEKPYKCKACEKAFNRKSHLTEHQRLYTREKP, encoded by the exons gaaccaTTGACATTAAGTGATGTGGTCATTGAATTTTctgaagaggaatggaaattcCTGGACTCTTCTCAGCAGACTTTATATGGAGATGTGATGTTAGAGATCTATAAAAACCTACTCTTTATTG GTATGTCTTCTAATCAAAACCAAGAATTTTCAGGAGAGcaagaaatacaatattttttgcaAAACTTGAAAAAGCAAAG aaatcACCCATATCATGGTTTAAAAGAGCTTTACAATGAGAAAagtgtaaatttttttaatccatacccaaaatttatttattcaagctTTTATAATCAAGAGACAAATTACAGATATAAGGTAtgtgaaagcatttttaataaaactagaaGAATTCCTGAACTCCAGAAAATTAATATTGGTGGGAAGctctacaagttaaaaaaatatgtaaaatcatttaaaaattcctcAATTCTTTATCAGAGCAGTGATAAATCCTCCATAAgtaaagaatgtaaaaaatattttaatcaaattctATTTGTTACTAAAAACAATAGGTTTTACAAAGGAGATAAACCttacaaattaaagaaatgtgaaaatgtctTTAAGTGTTGGTCAAACCTCTTTAAACACTATAGtaatcatactggagagaaaatcTGGAAATGTAAAAAAAGTGTCAatgcttttaatcaaaaatcacaccttactgaacaccagaaacttcatacaggagaaaagctatacaaatgtgaagaatgtggcaaagctttttaTCAAAGTTCACACCTTACTAgacaccagagacttcatactggagaaaagccaaacaaatataaagaatgtggcagagcttttaatcgaaaatcacaccttactGAACACCAACGACTTCATATCGGAAAAAAGCCAGAcagatgtaaagaatgtggcaaagcttttaatcaaaaatattgccttactcaacaccaaaaaattcatactggagaaaagccatacaaatgtaaagaatgtagcaacacttttaataaaaaatcaaaacttactcaacaccagagacttcatactggagaaatgccatacaaatgtaaagaatgtggcaaagcttttaataaaaaatcacaccttactggacaccagaaaattcatactggagaaaagccatacaaatgcaaagaatgtggcaaatcTTTTAATACAAAATCAAACCTTATTcgacaccagaaaattcatactggagaaaagccatacaaatgtaaatcatgtgaaaaagcttttaatcgaaaatcacacctgactgaacaccagagacttcatactggagaaaagccatacaaatgtgaagaatgtggcaaagcttttaaccaaaaatcacaacttactagacaccagaaaattcatcctggagaaaagccatataaatgtaaagcatgtggcaaagcttttaaccAAAAATCACAACTTACTAGACACCAGAAAATTCATCCTGAAGAAaagccatataaatgtaaagcatgtgaaaaagcttttaatcgaaaatcacacctgactgaacaccagagacttcatactggagaaaagccatacaaatgtaaatcatgtggcaaagcttttaataaaaaatcacaccttactgaacatcagagacttcatactggagaaaagccatacaaatgtaaagaatgtggcaacacttttaatcaaaaatcaaaacttactcaacaccagagacttcatactggagaaatgccatacaaatgtgaagaatgtggcaaagcctttaaTCAAAAATTACAACTTACTagacaccagaaaattcatactggagaaaagccatataaatgtaaagcatgtgaaaaagcttttaatcgaaaatcacacctgactgaacaccagagacttcatactggagaaaagccatacaaatgtaaagaatgtggcaaagcttttaagaaaaaatcacaccttactgaacaccagagacttcatactggagaaaagccatacaaatgtaaagaatgtggcaacacttttaatcaaaaatcaaaacttactcaacaccagagacttcatactggagaaatgccatacaaatgtgaagaatgtggcaaagcttttaatcaaaaatcacaacTTACTAGACACCAGAAAAAT Catcctggagaaaagccatataaatgtaaagcatgt aaaaaagcttttaatcgaaaatcacacctgacagaacaccagagacttcatactggagaaaagccatacaaatgtaaagaatgtggcaaagcttttaagaaaaaatcacaccttattgaacatcagagacttcatactggagaaaagccatacaaatgtaaagaatgtggcaacacttttaatcaaaaatcaaaacttactcaacaccagagtcttcatactggagaaatgccatacaaatgcaatgaatgtggcaaagcttttaatacaaaatcatcccttactcaacaccagagacttcatacaggagaaaagccataaaaatgtaaagaatgtggcaacaCTTTTAATCAAATATCaaaacttactcaacaccagagacttcatactggagaaatgccatacaaatgtgaagaatgtggcaaagcctttaatcaaaaatcacaacttactagacaccagaaaattcatactggagaaaagccatataaatgtaaagcatgtgaaaaagcttttaatcgaaaatcacacctGACTGAACACCAGAGACTTTATACTCGAGAAAAGCCATAG